The DNA window CGCGGTGAAGGTGTTCCTGGAGACGTGGTTCGGCAAGAACTGAGGGGTGGGTCCCTGAACGGGTCCGCTTTCAGGAAAATGTGGCACTCCGGATGCAAAACGCTAGAGTCGCGCCCGGCCGGTAGCCCTCGGAGTCACACCAGGTGAAGAAGCTCGTTACGCCCTTCCGTGTTGGCCTGTTGGTCATCGCCGCGGGGGCTTTTTTCGTCGCCTTCGTGTTGTTCGCGCGCGAGGGCGGCCTGAGCGCCAGTGACTCCACGCGTGTCTGGGCCTACTTCCGGGATGCGTCCGGCCTCGCCGTGCGCGGTCGCGTGCAGATCGCCGGCATCCGGGTGGGCGAAATCGATGAGATCTCCCTGGAAGGCACCCGCGCCCGCGTCTTCCTGAAGATTCGCAAGGACGTGGATCTGCGTGAGGACGCCATCCTCACCAAGCGCTCGGAGTCGCTGCTCGGCGACTACCTGTTGGACTTGAATCCCGGGACGGAGAGCGCGCCCAAGCTGGAAGAGGGCGGACAGATCCGCCGGGTCATCGACACGCAGGGGATGGAGGCCATCTTCGAGTCGCTGTCGCAAATCACGTCCGACATCCAGCAGGTGACGGGCGCGCTGCGCGAGGTGCTCGGTGGAGAGCGCGGCGCCGGTTCGCTCCAGCGCATCGTCGAGAACCTGGTCCGGCTGTCGGACTCGGTGGACGCCACGGTGCGCCGCAACGCGGACCGGTTGGACGTCATCCTCTCGAACTTCGAGGGCGTGTCCTCCGACGTGAGGACCATCACCCAGAGCAACCAGGCCGATGTCGGCCGCATCGTCGACAACATCGAGTTCATCACCCGCGACGTCCGCGAGGTGCTCGCCAGCGTCAAGAGCATCGTCGGAAGCGGGGAGGGTGACTTCAAGGAGAGCGTCGCCAGCCTGAAGCAGACGCTCACCAAGCTGGACAACACGCTGGGCAACCTCGAGGAGATCACCCGCAAGGTGAAGGACGGCGAGGGCGCCGCGGGCGTGCTGCTGGCGGACGAGAGCGTGGGCCGGGAGGTTCGCGAGACGGTGCAGGACGTGGCCCGCTTCGCCTCCAAGCTCACCGACCTCCAGGCCGAGGTGGGCATCCAGAGCAGCTACCTGGCCGCGCAGGGCCGCTCGAAGAACGTGTTCTCCGTCCGGCTCATCCCCAAGCCGGACAAGTACTACCTGCTGGAGCTGGTGGACGACCCGCGCGGCACCGTCACGACGGAGGTGGTGCAGACCAACCCGCCGTCCGAGGGTGACCCCGTCATCCAGACCCGCAAGGTGACGAAGGAGAGCCTGAAGGTCAGCGCGCAGTTCGCCAAGCGCTGGTACTTCACCACCCTGCGCGTGGGCCTCATCGAGTCGACGGGCGGCGTGGGCGCGGACCTCCACCTGTTCGAGGACGCCCTCACGCTCAAGCTGGACGCCTTCAACTTCGCGGCGGACGAGCTGCGCTACCCTCGGCTGCGCGCCACGCTGCGGGCCCAGGCCTTCGACCACCTGTTCGTGGTCGCCGGCATGGACGATATGCTCAATGCCCAACAGCGCGACACGGTGACCCAGCGGCTCATCGCCGGACGCGACTTCTTCGTGGGCGGCGGCCTGTACTTCACCGACGACGACCTGAAGGCCATCATCACGGCCACGGGCCTTCCCACCTTCTGATCCCAGTCCGCGTGGCTTGACGCCGGGCGCAAAACCACGTACCCGGCACGGGCACGGGGTTCCTGGTTGATCGCCGTGCTCCCTCGGCCTACCCAGGAAGCTCGCATGACCCTGCTCGTCGTTGGCTCAGTCGCCTTGGACTCGCTGGAGACCCCCTTCGGACAGAAGGAGGACGTCCTCGGCGGTTCCGCCACGTACTTCTCCACGTCCGCGTCGTTCTTCGTCCCCGCGCGCGTGGTGGCGGTCGTGGGGGAGGACTTCCCCGAGGCCCACCTGAGCTTCCTCAAGGAGCGGGGCATCGACCTGGAGGGCCTCACCCGGCAGCCCGGGCGGACGTTCCGGTGGAAGGGCCGCTACGGCTACGAGCTGAACGAGGCGACGACGCTGGACACCCAGCTCAACGTCTTCCAGACCTTCTCGCCGGACCTGCCCGCGGCCTACCGGGACACGCCCTATGTCTTCCTGGGCAACATCCACCCGGAGCTCCAGGCGCGGGTGCTGGACCAGGTGCGCTCGCCCAAGCTGGTGGCCGCCGACACGATGAACTTCTGGATCAAGGGCAGCCGCGAGGCCCTGCTCAAGACGCTCGAGCGCGTCAACCTCCTCTTCGTCAACGACGCCGAGGCCCGCCAGCTCGCCGGCGAGCACAACGTGGTGAAGGCCGCCCGCGCCATCCTGCGCATGGGCCCCGAGCGCGTCGTCATCAAGCGCGGCGAGTACGGCGCGCTGCTCTTCGACAAGGAGCACGTCTTCGCGTGCCCCGCGTTCCCCCTGGCCGAGGTCTTCGACCCCACCGGCGCGGGCGACACCTTCGCCGGTGGCTTCATGGGCATGCTCGCCACCTCCGCGGCCGGCGTGGACTCCTCGCTGCTTCGCCGCGCCATGGTGATGGGCAGCGTGATGGCGTCCTTCACCGTGGAGAAGTTCAGCCTGGAGCGGCTGCGCGAGGTGACGCGCGCCGAGATTCACGCGCGGTTCGCGGAGTTCCGGAAGCTGACCCACTTCGACGACCTGGGCCCGCTGGAGCGCTGAGGGCCCACAGGGGAGGGCGGTGTCCCTCCCTACCCACGAACTTGACGTTGGATTCAGGCAGTCCCTAGGCTCCCATGCTTTGGTGCTCGGGGAAGGAAGCAGGTTGAGCGATAACCGAAAGTCCGCGCGCGTTCCCACGCTGCTTCGCTGCTGGTGCGAGGCGGACAATGTCACGTTGTACGCGCGCATCGCGAATCTGAGCGAAGGGGGACTCTTCCTTCGCACGAGCACGCCGCTGGCCCGTGGGGCGCGAGCGGTGCTCCGGTTGACGCCGGGAGATCATCCCGAGGTGCAGGCCGAAGCCACGGTGGTATGGCTGCGGGATGCGGAGGACAAGAGCTACCCGCCAGGGATGGGACTCCAGTTTGAAGAACTGGATGCGGAAACCTTGGGGCGGCTCCGGCGGATTATCTCCCACCAGCAGAAGAACCCCGTGAAGGCGGTCTGGGCCGGCTGAACGCCGGGCGGCACCGACCGAGGCATCCATGCGTATCGCCGTCATCTCCGACATCCACTCCAACATCGAGGCGCTCACCGAGGTGCTCCGAGTCACCGAGCACCAGAAGGTCGACCGCATCGTGTCCCTGGGGGACATCGTCGGCTATGGCGCCTCTCCCAACCCGTGCTGTGAGCTGGTGCGCTCGGTGGCGGAGGTGACGCTCCTGGGCAACCACGACGCCGCGGTGGCGGGGCGGATGGACTATTCGTACTACTACGACGCCGCCCGGCACGCGCTGGACTGGTCCGCCAACGTCCTCACGGACGAGAACATGGCGTGGCTGCGCAGCCTCCCGTACACGTACCGCATTGGCGACGTGGGCTTCTGCCACGGATCGCCCATCGACCCGAAGGCGTACGAGTACATCTTCGCGCTGGAGCAGGCGCGGGAGCTGACGCCCTACGTGGAGGAGCTGCCGGAGGTGACGTTCATCGGCCACAGCCACCTGTGCCGGGCGTTCGCCATCGGCAACGGCGAGGTGAACGACGTGGTGGCCCAGAAGTTCGGCATCCGCCGGGGCTACAAGTACATCATCTCCGTGGGCAGCGTCGGGCAGCCGCGCGACTACGACAACCGGGCCTGCTTCGTCATCTGCGACACGGATGCGCGCACCGTGGAGTATGTCCGGGTGGAGTACGACATCGAGACGGCCGCGCAGAAGATCTTCGACGCGGACCTGGCGCTCAACTTCGGCAAGCGCCTGTTCCTCGGGGTTTGACGCACTGCTTTCGGAAAATTGGGCACAGCCGGGAGGAAATGAAATAAACCGGGTCTGTGCGCCCCCAGGTCCTCCGAGCATCCCTCCGGCCCTTTGCGGCCCTCCTGTCCTCCCTCGTGCTGGTGTTGACGGCCTGTCGTCGTGAGCCGGCACCTCCGTCCGCCGAGTTCGAGCAGGCCAGCCGCCAGTTCACCGCGCTGTATTCGCAGAAGCTCGACGAGGCCTACCTGGACCCGCAGATGGGGACCATCGAGGCGCAGCTTCAGCGCGTGCCCCAGGACAGCGTGGACGCGCCGGCCTCGCGGGACTTGCTGCAGCGCATCCAGCAGAACCGCGCCCGCATGCAGGACGCGGCCACGGCCCGGCAGAAGGCGGTGGCCAGTGCCCGCGAGATTCCCCCGGGGGCTCCCTCCACCACGCTGACGCCCCTGCCGCCACCTCCTCCCGCGGCCGAGGACGCGGGCCCCGCCGACGCGGGCGTGGTGAATGGCCCGCAGACGGGCACCCCGGCGAGCGAGCTGGTCGCGGGCTTCCGTGGCTGCTTCAAGCGCGGCCTGCCCATCAACGTGGAGGGGCGGGGCATCCGGGAGGCGTGGGAGCTGAATGACAGCACATCCTGCCGCCTGGAGTACCCCAGCCATACGGGCATGGTGCTCCTCACCGAAGAGGGCAAGGTGCTGACTTTGTTGCCCAAGAGCTCCGTGAGAACGGTGACCCAGACGCAGGATGCCGGGACGCAGCCCCCCGCGGGGAATGACGCCGGCCGTTAGTCAAAGACGCCCCATGAACGACCAGACCTTCATGAAGTTGATGCGGTTGTTGCCCAAGTCCGCCCTTTCCTCATTCGTGGGGATGGCCACGCGAGTGCCCGTGCCCGCGCCTGTCCATCAGGCGGCCATGCGCGCGTTCGCCAAGTCCTACAACGTGGACATGGAGGAGGCCGAGCACCCCATCGAGCACTACCCGACGTTCGCCCAGTTCTTCACCCGGAGCCTGAAGCCGGGTCTGCGTCCCATCGACCCGGACGAGAAGGCGGTCGTGTCGCCGGTGGATGGCCGCGTGTCCCAGGTGGGCTACTCGGAGCACGGCCGCTGCCTCCAGGCGAAGGGCATCGAGTACACGGTGGATGAGCTGCTGGGGGACTCGCAGGCGGCGAAGCCGTTCCACGGTGGCGCCTGGACGACCATCTACCTGTCTCCGCGCGACTACCACCGCATCCACGCGCCGCTGGCGGGCACCATCACCGGCTACGCGTACATCCCCGGCGAGTTCTGGCCGGTGAATCCGGCGTCGGTGATGAACAAGCAGTCGCTGTTCTGCGTGAATGAGCGGCTGGTGACGTACCTGAAGACCGCGGCGGGGCAGTGCGCGGTGGTGAAGGTGGGCGCCACGTGTGTGTCGCGCATCAAGGCGTCCTACGACGACATCACCACGCACACGGGCCAGCCGGGCAAGGTTCACCAGTACCAGGAGGGCTACAAGGTGGAGAAGGGCGGCGAGCTGGGCCGCTTCGAGATGGGCTCCACCGTCATCCTCCTGTTCGAGGCCGGCCGCGTGAAGTGGGAGTCGAGCCTGCAGCCCGAGGCGCCGCTCCGGCTGGGCCAGCGCATTGGAGTGCTGCCGTGAGTCAGAAGATTGTCGCCGTCAAGGGCATGAACGACCTCCTGCCAGGGGAGATTGAAATCTGGCAGCACGTCGAGCGCCTGACGCGAGAGCTGTTCGGCCGGTTCGGCTACAGCGAGATTCGCACGCCCATCGTGGAGGACACGTCGCTCTTCGTGCGCAGCGTGGGCGAGGAGACGGACATCGTCGGCAAGGAGATGTACACCTTCGACGACAAGGCCGGCCGCAGCCTGTCCCTGCGCCCCGAGGGCACCGCTCCCGCGGCGCGCGCGTACATCGAGCACTCCGTGCTGAACCAGGAGCCGCTGACGCGCTGGTACTACATGGGGCCGATGTTCCGGTACGAGCGGATGAAGACGGGCCGCTACCGGCAGTTCTATCAAATCGGCGCGGAGGCCTACGGAGCGAAGGAGGCCGCCCAGGACGTCGAGGTGATGGACATGGTGACCCAGTTCCTCCAGGCGCTGGGGCTCCAGGACATCACGCTCAACGTCAACTCGCTGGGGGACGAGGTCTGCCGGCCCGCCTACTACGAGAAGCTGGTGGAGTACCTCAAGGCCCACCGCGAGGAGCTGTGTGGGGACTGCCACCGGCGCCTGGAGACGAATCCGCTGCGCGTGCTCGATTGCAAGAACGAGACGTGCCAGGCGGTGGCCGCCAAGGGCCCCAGCGTGCTCGAGTTCCTGTGCGAGCCGTGCCGTGCCCACTTCGACGACGTGCAGCGCAAGCTGACGGCGCTGGGCGTCCGGTTCGTCGTCAATCCGCGCATGGTTCGCGGCCTGGACTACTACACGCGCACCGTCTTCGAGTTCATCGCGTCGCACCCCGCGCTGGGCACCGCCAGCACGGTGGGCGGCGGTGGCCGCTACGACAAGCTGGTGAAGAGCCTGGGCGGCCCCGACGTGCCCGCCGTGGGCTTCGCGTGTGGCGTGGACCGGCTGGTGCTGCTGCTGAAGGAGAGCCAGCAGAAGTTCGCCGTCACCCCGGACCTGTTCATCGCGGTGGCGGACGCGGGCTCGCATGACGCGGCCTTCACCCTGGCGAGCCGTCTGCGCCGCGAGGGGCTGCGTGTGGACTTCGACACCCGCGGCGGCAGCCTCAAGAGCCAGATGAAGCGCTCCGACAAGAGCGGCGCGACCTTCACCCTCGTGCTCGGGGAGCAGGAGCGCACCAGCGGCCAGGCGAAGCTCAAGCGGATGGCCGGGGGTGAACCCATTCCCGTGGCGCTCGACGATATCGCACGCACGGTGCGGGCTCAGTCGGGTGCTCCGCAGGCCCCCCCCGCGGTCCCCTGAGAAGTCCGAAGGCGAATCCTCGGGCTTCCCGGGGATTCGCTGGAAGTCAGAAGCTCCTCGTAACCCCTGGGAAATTCTAGGGGAATCCGAAGGGACTCAGTCGCTCCGCCCCAGGTGCTGCGGTACACTTGGGTGGAAATGTCCAGTGAGTCCCTCCCCACCGCGTCGCCTTCGGCCTTGCGCTGGATTCCCGTACGGGGAGACAGCATGTGGCCGTCGCTGCGGGCCGGGGACCTGGCGGGAGTCGCTCCGCTGACGCGGGAGCCTCGGCCGGGTGAGGTGGTGCTGGCGCGGTTCGATGATGCGCTGGTGCTGCATCGGGTCCGGGCCACGCGTTCGGGGGTGTTGTCCCTGCGAGGCGACAATGCTCCGGCGGAGGATCCACCGATTGCCTCTTCGCGCATCCTCGGGACGGTGCTTCGTGTCCGGCGAGGTCGCCTGGAGCTGGGCGCGGAGTGGGACCTGGGGCCGTCGTGGCTCGGGCGTGTCCGCGCGGTGGTGCGGGGCCGGGTGGCTCGGTGGTTGGGACGGGGAGGGCGCCCATGAGTGGTGGCTTCGGGGTGGACAGTGTTCCCCGGCGCCGCGCGGGTGCGGAAGGACAGCGCTTCGGCGCGGACTTCCTCTTGCTGGACGCGGAGGGCCGCACGTTGCGGGGCCTCAACGCGACGGCGATGCGAGTCTGGGAGCTCAGTGACGGGACGCGCTCGGCGCGCTCGGTGGCCGAGGTCGTGGCCCGCGAGTTCTCCATGGACGTGCCGCGGGCGCTCTCGGACACGCTGCGATTTCTTTCGGAGTTGGCCCGGCTGGGCCTCATCGACGAGCTTCAGGAGGTACGGTGATGCGAGCGCGCAGAGCGGGCTTCGTGGCGGCGCTGCTGCTGTCGGCGTGTACGGAGGGCACTCATCCGCCCAAGGGGAGTGATGACCCTGGGGTGGTCGCTCCCGTGGCTCCGACGGATGTGCTGGGCGAGGGGACCGAAGTGGCCCGGCCTCCGTCCGCGGAAGACGAGGTCGAGGTCGAGATTCCGCGGCCGATGGGGCATGCCGAAGTGGTGGGGCTGGCCTCGCGGGGGCTGTCGGATGTGTCCCAGGTGGACGTGGACCTGACGGTCAGCGGCGTCTCCGGCAAGCGCACCGTGGAGGTGGAGTTCGTGTCCCCGGAGGGACATCCCTACCAGCGGCGCTCCTCGGTCGTGGTGGCGAAGCCCGATGCGACGCGGACGTTGCGCTTCTCCATGCCCGTGGCTGGGACGACGGTCGCCACTTCCATCATGAGCGGGACGTGGAACGTGCGCTTCTTCCTCGATGGTGCGCCGTTGACCACGGCCTCCTTCACCCTGGAGCCGTGACGTGAGGCCCGCTTCGATGACACCCGTGAATGCCCGCCTCGCGGTGCTCCTCGCCGCCCTGGCCCTGTCGCCAGCGGTCATGGCTCAGACGACCATGAACCGCACCGCCGTCTTCACCGCCCTTGCGGGGCCGGGAGAGACCCAGGCGACGGTGACGATGGATGAAGCCTCTGAGCTGCGCGTCCAGGTCCGCAACAACACGTCGAGTTCGTCGCCGAACTACCGACCCATCAACGAAGTCATCTTCCAGCTCCCGGGTGGCTACACGCTGCTCGAGAGTCCGCCGCCTCCGGGGTGGGCCGCCGAGCAATTCACCACGGCGGGGTACGTGAGGTACTTCTACATCCCGAGCGTCCAATGCGCAGGCCCGGCGGTGGGGCTGGCGATGAACGAGACGCAGACGTTCACGCTCCGGATGATTCCCCCGGTGTCGAACACGAACGCCGCGAACCAGCAGTTCGCGACGCTGGAAGCGAATGAGCAGTGCAGTTGGAATGGAGGCTTCAGCACGAACCGGACGAGCACCGCGGCGCGGTGGCTGCGCGCGGGTCTGTCCACGCAGGTCTCCATCCAGCCGCGAGCCCTTCCCGTGGGCGAGGACTTCACCGCGCGCCTGGTCATCGAGAATCGCACGGGGCAATCGACCGCCCAGGCCAACATCAGCGCGGAGGGGCCCAGCACTGGCGCTGGGGGCGTCACGTTCGAGGTGGTCGAGCTCGAGCCCACGAACTTCCGGGTGAGCATTCCGCTGAGAGGTGCCGGCATCCTCGCGGCGAGAGCGACAGTGCAGTCGGAGGGGACCATGGTGGCCAGCGCCCGTGCCACCAACACCGGAGGCTCCGTCACCTCGAGCGTGGTCGACACGCCGATGGTGACCGTGGGCGCTCTGGCCGCCGCCGCCGACGTCGATGTGACGCAGGCCTTCACGGGAGAGGCCGTGAAGGTGCGGCTGAGCGTCACCAACACGTCCGCCACGGCGTCGTACCTCGATGTGGTGCCGCGAGCTCCGGTCCTCGTGGGCGCTGCCCAGGCCACGCTGACGCAGGGGCCTTCTCCGGCGAGCACCCCGCGACTGGCGCCCGGTGCGTCGGCCCACTTCGTCTGGCTCTACACGCTGACGGGGGCTGAGTTCTCGGACTACGCCTTCGATGTGAGCGCGGACGCGACCCTGAATGGCGCGGCCGTCTCCACTCCGCTCGTGCGCACGGGGCGAGGCCGCATCGTGGCCCATCGCCTCAAGGTCAGCCCCTCCGTGCTCGTGCCGGGCGTCGCGAACCAGACGGTGCTCTACACGGTCCAGAATCGTGGGAGTCAGCCCATCTACCAGGTCACGCTGCTGCGGCCCGCGACGAACTACTTCCGGTTCGCCACGGGGAGTCCCGCCTCGGCGGCGGGCTGGTCTGTCTCCAGCAACGCCGCCAGCTTCACCTGGACGGTCGCCAACGGGCAGCCCATTGGTGTGAACCAGGAGCGCAGCTTCCCGGTGACCTACGCGAGCGTCTCGCCCGTCACGGCGCCCACGACGTTCCGCCATCGGATGCACCTCCCGGATGTCTACGATTCACAATCCGCGGCGCGCATCGAGGCGCCCGTGACGCTCGCGGGAGGCAGCGCGGCGCCGGAGGTCGAGCGGCTCACGGCGGTGGCACGGGACGGGAGCGTGACGTTGGCGTGGGACAACCCCTCGTCGCACAATGGTGTGCTGGTCCTGCGTGCCGCGGGCAGCGCACCCAACACACCGCCTGTCGCCGGACAGGCCTATGCCCAGGGGGCGACACTGGGCAATGCGACGGTCGTCCTCTCCGAGACGTTCACCAGCACGTCCACCTTCGTCGACAGCACCGTCGCCAACGGCACGACGTACTACTACCGGGTGTTCAACTCGGATGACGCGGGCTTCTACTCGGCGGGCAACCAGCCCACGTCCGCGGCGCTCAAGGCGACACCCCGTGCCCGCGTGGGGGCCGCGCCGCTGTGGTGCTACTCCGTGGGCCTGGATGCGCGCATCCAGCCCATCACGGAGCTGGGGGTGGGCATCTTCAGCTCCTTCAACAACACCCTTGTCGCCAACCTCACCCAGGCCGCGAATCCCGCGACGGATGGCGCGGAGCGGTGGCGGCCCCTGCAGTTGGGTGCTCCCATCGGCAGCCGTTTCCCGGTGGTGCCGCTGCGTGGCTTGCCGGGGCAGTACATCCTCACCGCGGACCAGGACGGCGTGGCCTACGCCATCAGCGCCGCCACGGGGACGGTGTTGTGGCGGTGGAACAACAACGGGACGCCCATCGGCACCATCCAGTCCTTCCCCGTCACCCAGCTCCACGACTACGCGAACGCCGCCTATCAGGCCGCGCGTCCGAACCTGGACCTCGTCTTCTTCGCGACGCGGTTGTCGAACCCAGCGGCCAATCGGGTGGTGGCGCTCAACGCCCGGACGGGGACGCCTGTCTTCACCTATCAGCCGGGGGACCTGGGCATGGTCAACGGCGGCATGGTGGTCGACTACGTCAACAACCTGCTGTTCATCGGCGGGAAGGTGAATGGCGTGTCAGCGGACTCGCTCCGCGTCCTGAATACGCTCACCGGCGCGGAGGTGGCGCGGCTGGCGCTCGGGGACCTGGAGCACAGCCTGGTTCGCAACGGCGTGACGGGGCATATCCTCGCGACGAACAGCGATGGCGTGGTCCATGCCGTCGATGCGGTCACCCGTCAGGTGGTGTGGAGCCTGAACGTGGCGACCCGGCCCGCGCCGAGCACCCCCGCCTTCACCAGCTTCGTTCGTCCCTTGGGCGGTGGCTTCGTGGCCAGCCTGGCGAGTGGCCTGGTGGAGTTCTGGGACTACGCGGCCCCCGGAGCGGCGACGCCCACGCGTCAGTGGTCGACGGCCGTCCCGAACCCCTCCGGCACCTTCACCCTCAACCGCAATGGCGTGGTCCGCATCTACGTCGGTGGTGGCGACGGCAAGGTGCATCAGCTCGAGATGGTCGGGGGCGTGGACTCGGCGCAGGTGACGCTGACCAACGGCCCGCGCATTGGCACGCCGACCATCGACACCACTTCCTCCCGGCTGCACGTGGGCTCCGAGGACGGCCTCATCTGCTCCTTCCCGGTACCGTTCCCATGACCAGAACTTCTTCGACTCCGACATCGTCCCGGTCACCCGCGGCGGAGGTCTCTCGAGACGCACCCTCGGAGGTGGCTCCTCGCTACGAGGCGCCGGCCATCCTGTGGGAGCAGCCCTTCGTCGCGCTCGCGATGATGTCGCAGTGCAACATCCCGGGCGAGTCGGAGTGCACGCCCTGAGTCCGTCGGGTGCCGGTTCGTCCGGTCCCCGGCGGGCGGGTGGCCCCGGCGATGGTCCATCCGAGCTGTCGGGCCCCTGGCTCACGATGGCGGGATGGACCGTGGGGCTCCAGGTGCCGGACTCCCGCGTCCAGGCGCTGCTTCGCCAGTCGCTCGTGGAGTTCATCACACCTCGACCTCCGCCCGGTGTCCGAGCCTCGGTGCTGGAGGTCGTGGTTCCCTCGGTGGTCCGTCCCGAGCCCGCGACCCGCGAGATTCCTCGCCCCTGGCGCGCGGAGGACGGCGCGCTCGTGCTGGAAGGGGAGGACTATTCCGCGCGACTCGATGCGGATGGCTCGAGGGGTGAGGTGGTGGGAGCAGGCCGCTTCCCGGTGGAGGTGGTGTTGCGCGTGATGCTCGCCGCGGAGCTTCGCCGCCGGGGCGGGTTGCTGGTGCATGGTGTGGCGCTCATGCACGGGGAGGAGGCGGCGCTGTTCACGGGGCACTCGGGCGCGGGCAAGAGCACCCTGGGCGGACTGTGGACGGACGCGGGCGAGGCCCTGCTCTCGGATGAGCTGGTGGCGGTGTGGCCCGAAGACCCGAGTGGCCAGGCACCACGCCCCTGGCGCGTGGCCGGCACGCCGTGGAACGTGGGGTTCCCTCGCGAGGCGAGGCTGCGTGCGGTGGGCATCCTGGGCTGGGACTCGGCCTCCCGCTGGGAGCAACAGGGGGCGGGGGAGGTGGGCCGGGTGCTGGTGCAGAACGTCCTGCTGTGCGAGTCCTCGGGGGCGGGGCGTTCGGCGATGCTCGCCTCCGCGGGCAGGCTGTTGTCGGAGGTGGAGCCGGCGCGGTTGGTGTTTGCTCGGGATTCCTCGGCGGTGGCCGTGGTGCGAACAGCCCTGGGAGCAGCGGCGCATGGGTGAAGGACAGGAGGGACGGCCGATGTTGACGGTGGTGGCCGGGCCGACGGCGTCGGGGAAGACGGCCCTGGCCATCGAGCTGGCGCGCCGCGTGGGCGGTGAAATCGTCAGCGCGGATTCGCAGCAGGTGTACCGCCACTTCGACATCGCCACCGCGAAGCCCTCCGCGGAAGAGCTTGCGGCGGTGCCGCACCATCTGGTGTCGGAGGTGGACCCGCTGGTGACCTTCTCGGCGGCCGAGTACCAGCGCCGTGCGGACTCGGTCATCGCGGATATCACGCGGCGAGGACGGCCCGTCATCGTCGTGGGCGGCACGGGCCTGTACCTGCGCATCCTCCTGCACGGCGTGGTGGATGCACCGGGGGCCCTGCCGGAGTTGCGGGCCGAGCTGGAGGCGCTCGCGGCGGCGCAGGGACGTGAGGCCGTGCATCGCCGCCTGGCGCAGGTGGACCCGGAGACCGCCGCGCGGTTGCATGTCCAGGACCTGGTCCGCGTGGTCCGAGCGCTCGAGATTCATGCGCGGACGGGTGTGCCCGCCTCGGAGTTCCACAAGGCCCATGCCTTCTCCCCGGACCGATATCCGTTCCGGCTCTTCGTGCTGGAGCCCCCGCGCGACGTGCTCTACGCCCGCATCAACGCTCGCACCGAAGCCATGTTCGCGTCGGGGTTGGTCGAGGAGACGCGGGCCTTGTTGGCTCGGGGATACGCGGACGCGGCGCCGATGCGAAGCGTGGGTTACGTGCAGGCGCGCGCGGTGGTGGAGGAGCGCATGACCGTGGACGAGGCCATTCGAGACACGGCCCAGGAGACACGGCGATACGCCAAGCGTCAGCTCACCTGGTTTCGCAAGGAGGCGGGTGCGGTGTTCGTCGCGCCGCCCTATGGCGCGGTGCTCGAGCGCCCCCAGGCCTGAGCCCTCCCGAGAGGAGGAGCAGAGAGGGGAGGGCTGAGGGGGGCCGCCATTGCTCCTGGGCGCCGAGGCACCCATGTTCGCCGCTGAAACTTTTCCCTCCACGCGGGAGCAGACCGACATGGAAACCAGTTTCAGACGTGAACCGGCGACGGGCGACGGAGGCAGGGCCGCCTCGGCCGCATGGGGGCCGCCCTTCATCCTGGGGTTGCTCACGGCCATCCTCGGGCTCGTCGCACTGGGGGCCTCGTTCCTCACGAGCCTGGTCTCCGTCATCCTCTTCGGAGCACTGCTCGCAGGGTCGGGCATCGCGGAAATCATCTCCGCGTTCCGGGTCCGGAAGTCAGGCGGGCCCTTCTGGCTCTACCTGCTGGGCGGCGTGCTCTCCACCGTGGTGGGTGTCTTCGTCCTCGCATACCCGGC is part of the Myxococcus landrumus genome and encodes:
- a CDS encoding MlaD family protein, with amino-acid sequence MKKLVTPFRVGLLVIAAGAFFVAFVLFAREGGLSASDSTRVWAYFRDASGLAVRGRVQIAGIRVGEIDEISLEGTRARVFLKIRKDVDLREDAILTKRSESLLGDYLLDLNPGTESAPKLEEGGQIRRVIDTQGMEAIFESLSQITSDIQQVTGALREVLGGERGAGSLQRIVENLVRLSDSVDATVRRNADRLDVILSNFEGVSSDVRTITQSNQADVGRIVDNIEFITRDVREVLASVKSIVGSGEGDFKESVASLKQTLTKLDNTLGNLEEITRKVKDGEGAAGVLLADESVGREVRETVQDVARFASKLTDLQAEVGIQSSYLAAQGRSKNVFSVRLIPKPDKYYLLELVDDPRGTVTTEVVQTNPPSEGDPVIQTRKVTKESLKVSAQFAKRWYFTTLRVGLIESTGGVGADLHLFEDALTLKLDAFNFAADELRYPRLRATLRAQAFDHLFVVAGMDDMLNAQQRDTVTQRLIAGRDFFVGGGLYFTDDDLKAIITATGLPTF
- a CDS encoding PfkB family carbohydrate kinase gives rise to the protein MTLLVVGSVALDSLETPFGQKEDVLGGSATYFSTSASFFVPARVVAVVGEDFPEAHLSFLKERGIDLEGLTRQPGRTFRWKGRYGYELNEATTLDTQLNVFQTFSPDLPAAYRDTPYVFLGNIHPELQARVLDQVRSPKLVAADTMNFWIKGSREALLKTLERVNLLFVNDAEARQLAGEHNVVKAARAILRMGPERVVIKRGEYGALLFDKEHVFACPAFPLAEVFDPTGAGDTFAGGFMGMLATSAAGVDSSLLRRAMVMGSVMASFTVEKFSLERLREVTRAEIHARFAEFRKLTHFDDLGPLER
- a CDS encoding TIGR02266 family protein; translation: MSDNRKSARVPTLLRCWCEADNVTLYARIANLSEGGLFLRTSTPLARGARAVLRLTPGDHPEVQAEATVVWLRDAEDKSYPPGMGLQFEELDAETLGRLRRIISHQQKNPVKAVWAG
- a CDS encoding metallophosphoesterase family protein — protein: MRIAVISDIHSNIEALTEVLRVTEHQKVDRIVSLGDIVGYGASPNPCCELVRSVAEVTLLGNHDAAVAGRMDYSYYYDAARHALDWSANVLTDENMAWLRSLPYTYRIGDVGFCHGSPIDPKAYEYIFALEQARELTPYVEELPEVTFIGHSHLCRAFAIGNGEVNDVVAQKFGIRRGYKYIISVGSVGQPRDYDNRACFVICDTDARTVEYVRVEYDIETAAQKIFDADLALNFGKRLFLGV
- the asd gene encoding archaetidylserine decarboxylase (Phosphatidylserine decarboxylase is synthesized as a single chain precursor. Generation of the pyruvoyl active site from a Ser is coupled to cleavage of a Gly-Ser bond between the larger (beta) and smaller (alpha chains). It is an integral membrane protein.), translating into MNDQTFMKLMRLLPKSALSSFVGMATRVPVPAPVHQAAMRAFAKSYNVDMEEAEHPIEHYPTFAQFFTRSLKPGLRPIDPDEKAVVSPVDGRVSQVGYSEHGRCLQAKGIEYTVDELLGDSQAAKPFHGGAWTTIYLSPRDYHRIHAPLAGTITGYAYIPGEFWPVNPASVMNKQSLFCVNERLVTYLKTAAGQCAVVKVGATCVSRIKASYDDITTHTGQPGKVHQYQEGYKVEKGGELGRFEMGSTVILLFEAGRVKWESSLQPEAPLRLGQRIGVLP